In Agromyces sp. 3263, a single genomic region encodes these proteins:
- a CDS encoding carbohydrate ABC transporter permease → MTTTPPPVFEEVDAPHAATGLRGVIGRRRADRRSDEQGDRGIVSGFDRKKRGVRLGMGGVHLFLFAGLVVAGLGPLLWLAKSAVTPTQDTLRQPLALWPNGIDWANLPQAWNDVHIDQYFWNTIVIAAGSWFFQLLIATTAGYALSVLRPKYGPILNGAILATMFIPAVVLLVPLYLTIVNPPLLGDVSLLNNYLAVWLPAAANAFNILLVKRFFDALPREVFEAAKTDGAGPFRLFWSVVLPMSKPILGVVSVFAIIAAWKDFLWPMLVLPDPAVQPLSVRLPAVQQSIELDVFLAALAISTLIPVVMFLLFQGVFLRSAGLGGAVKG, encoded by the coding sequence ATGACGACGACCCCGCCCCCGGTCTTCGAAGAGGTCGACGCCCCGCACGCGGCGACCGGCCTGCGCGGCGTCATCGGCCGCCGCCGGGCCGATCGCCGCAGCGACGAGCAGGGCGACCGCGGCATCGTCTCGGGCTTCGACCGCAAGAAGCGCGGCGTCAGGCTCGGGATGGGCGGCGTGCACCTCTTCCTCTTCGCGGGGCTGGTCGTGGCGGGACTCGGTCCGCTGCTGTGGCTCGCGAAGTCGGCCGTGACGCCCACCCAGGACACGCTGCGCCAACCGCTCGCGCTCTGGCCGAACGGGATCGACTGGGCGAACCTCCCGCAGGCGTGGAACGACGTGCACATCGACCAGTACTTCTGGAACACGATCGTGATCGCGGCCGGGTCGTGGTTCTTCCAGCTGCTCATCGCGACGACGGCGGGCTATGCGCTGTCCGTCCTGCGTCCGAAGTACGGCCCGATCCTGAACGGCGCGATCCTCGCGACGATGTTCATCCCCGCGGTGGTGCTGCTCGTGCCGCTGTACCTCACGATCGTGAACCCGCCGCTGCTCGGCGACGTGTCGCTGCTCAACAACTACCTGGCGGTGTGGCTGCCGGCCGCGGCGAACGCCTTCAACATCCTGCTCGTGAAGCGCTTCTTCGACGCGCTGCCGCGCGAGGTGTTCGAGGCGGCGAAGACCGACGGCGCAGGCCCGTTCCGCCTGTTCTGGTCGGTGGTGCTGCCGATGTCGAAGCCGATCCTGGGGGTGGTGTCGGTCTTCGCGATCATCGCCGCGTGGAAGGACTTCCTCTGGCCGATGCTCGTCCTGCCCGATCCGGCGGTGCAGCCGCTGTCGGTGCGCCTGCCCGCGGTGCAGCAGTCGATCGAGCTCGACGTGTTCCTCGCAGCGCTCGCGATCTCGACGCTCATCCCCGTCGTGATGTTCCTCCTGTTCCAGGGGGTGTTCCTGCGCTCGGCCGGGCTCGGCGGCGCGGTCAAGGGGTGA
- a CDS encoding glycoside hydrolase family 13 protein, with protein MPLTEPGTVPTALADDATWWRSAVIYQVYVRSFADSDGDGTGDLRGVRSRLGYLRELGIDALWFNPWYPSPFADGGYDVADYRDIHPAFGTLEDAELLISEAAQLGIRTIIDIVPNHVSSEHAWFQEALAAGPGSPERERFWFHPGKGPNGDEMPTGWVSNFQGDTWTRTRNADGTPGEWYLHLFTPEQPDLNWNHPDVRAEHEDILRFWFDRGVAGVRIDSAGLLIKDPELSEVPEVVAPGQHPTEDRDEVHDVYRSWRRIADSYEGTRVLVGEVWVPDAERFAAYLRPDEMHTAFNFDFMSRPWDAAALRTSIDLMLAAHAPVGAPSTWVLSNHDVTRPVTRYGREDSSFAFATKRFGTPTDLDLGRRRARAAALLTAALPGSLYLYQGDELGLPEVELPREVLEDPMHFRSGGVDPGRDGCRVPLPWRGAEPPFGFSPADPAAGVTAAAPWLPQPAEWAALTVQAQEADPSSMLWLYRQALRIRKREQALGDGPMTWLPSEPTALVFQRGDDLVNVTNLGPAPLALPDHDRILLASAPLVDGMLPPDSTAWLHRLA; from the coding sequence ATGCCACTCACCGAACCAGGCACGGTTCCCACCGCCCTCGCCGACGACGCGACGTGGTGGCGAAGCGCCGTGATCTACCAGGTGTACGTGCGCAGCTTCGCCGACTCCGACGGCGACGGCACCGGCGACCTGCGCGGGGTGCGCAGCCGCCTCGGCTACCTCAGGGAACTCGGCATCGACGCCCTCTGGTTCAACCCGTGGTATCCGTCGCCGTTCGCCGACGGCGGCTACGACGTGGCCGACTACCGTGACATCCACCCGGCCTTCGGCACGCTCGAGGACGCCGAGCTGCTCATCAGCGAGGCGGCGCAGCTCGGCATCCGCACCATCATCGACATCGTCCCGAACCACGTCTCGAGCGAACACGCGTGGTTCCAGGAGGCCCTCGCGGCCGGCCCGGGCAGCCCCGAGCGCGAGCGCTTCTGGTTCCACCCCGGCAAGGGCCCGAACGGCGACGAGATGCCCACGGGCTGGGTCTCGAACTTCCAGGGCGACACGTGGACCCGCACGAGGAACGCCGACGGCACCCCGGGGGAGTGGTACCTGCATCTGTTCACCCCCGAGCAGCCCGACCTCAACTGGAACCACCCCGACGTGCGGGCAGAGCACGAGGACATCCTTCGCTTCTGGTTCGATCGCGGCGTCGCGGGCGTGCGCATCGACTCAGCCGGCCTGCTGATCAAGGATCCCGAGCTCTCCGAGGTGCCCGAGGTCGTGGCGCCGGGGCAGCACCCCACCGAGGACCGCGACGAGGTGCACGACGTCTACCGTTCGTGGCGGCGCATCGCCGACTCGTACGAGGGCACCCGCGTGCTCGTCGGCGAGGTGTGGGTCCCCGACGCCGAGCGGTTCGCGGCCTACCTCCGCCCCGACGAGATGCACACTGCGTTCAACTTCGACTTCATGTCGCGGCCGTGGGATGCCGCGGCGCTGCGCACCTCGATCGACCTGATGCTCGCGGCGCACGCGCCCGTCGGCGCCCCCAGCACCTGGGTGCTCTCGAACCACGACGTGACGCGCCCCGTGACCAGATACGGCCGTGAGGACTCGAGCTTCGCCTTCGCGACGAAGCGGTTCGGCACGCCGACCGACCTCGACCTCGGCCGCCGGCGGGCCCGCGCCGCCGCGCTCCTCACCGCGGCGCTGCCCGGTTCGCTCTACCTCTACCAGGGCGACGAGCTCGGCCTGCCCGAGGTCGAGTTGCCCCGCGAGGTGCTCGAGGACCCGATGCACTTCCGGTCGGGCGGGGTCGACCCGGGCCGTGACGGATGCCGCGTGCCGCTGCCCTGGCGCGGCGCCGAGCCGCCCTTCGGCTTCAGCCCGGCCGACCCCGCCGCCGGCGTCACTGCTGCCGCACCGTGGCTGCCCCAGCCCGCCGAGTGGGCGGCCCTGACCGTGCAGGCGCAGGAGGCCGACCCGTCGTCGATGCTCTGGCTCTACCGGCAGGCCCTCCGCATCCGCAAGCGTGAGCAGGCGCTCGGCGACGGCCCGATGACGTGGCTCCCGAGCGAACCGACCGCGCTCGTCTTCCAGCGCGGCGACGACCTCGTCAACGTGACCAACCTCGGCCCCGCGCCGTTGGCGCTGCCCGACCACGACCGCATCCTCCTCGCGAGCGCCCCACTCGTCGACGGGATGCTGCCCCCAGACTCCACGGCCTGGCTCCACCGACTCGCCTGA
- a CDS encoding extracellular solute-binding protein, which translates to MKSPRTVAIAGLAAFAMVGALAACSAGGASDSGKTELRVATFPPGADEAAYTAFAEQEKQFEKEHPDIDIIGVEYEWEGPTFAVQLAGGSLPDVFTVPFTDSKTLLENGQLMDVTDEIDELGYTDKFNPIILDAVKDGDRIYGFPRQAYAMGLHYNRTLFEQAGLDPDTPPTTWDEIREAAKTISEKTGKAGFMEMTQNNTGGWQLTAATAARGGSIQEDNGDGTYTSTIANDATKAHLQYLHDLRWEDNSLGSNFLLDWGTINQEFAAGNIGMYSSGSDVYTALVRDFSLNPDDYGLTVVPVEDGGGTLGGGDIAVVSPTVDDETKAAAVTWIDWYYMQKLLDEDAAVLDAKTLAESDQAVGTPVLPVLDRETYEESLTWIEPYINVPRDQMTPFIEGVWDQTPVGEPKGKTQEIYALLDTVVQAVLTEENADIDALLEQADADAQALLDE; encoded by the coding sequence ATGAAGTCACCGAGAACAGTCGCGATCGCCGGCCTCGCCGCGTTCGCGATGGTGGGCGCCCTCGCCGCCTGCAGCGCAGGAGGCGCCAGCGACAGCGGCAAGACCGAGCTGCGCGTGGCGACCTTCCCGCCCGGCGCCGACGAGGCGGCCTACACCGCCTTCGCCGAGCAGGAGAAGCAGTTCGAGAAGGAGCACCCCGACATCGACATCATCGGTGTCGAATACGAGTGGGAGGGGCCCACCTTCGCCGTGCAGCTGGCCGGCGGAAGCCTGCCCGACGTCTTCACGGTGCCGTTCACCGACTCGAAGACGCTGCTCGAGAACGGCCAGCTGATGGACGTGACGGACGAGATCGACGAGCTCGGCTACACCGACAAGTTCAACCCGATCATCCTCGACGCCGTGAAGGACGGCGACCGCATCTACGGGTTCCCGCGCCAGGCCTACGCGATGGGCCTGCACTACAACCGCACCCTGTTCGAGCAGGCCGGACTCGACCCCGACACCCCGCCGACGACGTGGGACGAGATCCGCGAGGCCGCGAAGACCATCTCGGAGAAGACCGGCAAGGCCGGATTCATGGAGATGACGCAGAACAACACGGGCGGCTGGCAGCTCACCGCGGCCACCGCGGCCCGCGGCGGCAGCATCCAGGAGGACAACGGCGACGGCACGTACACGTCGACGATCGCCAACGACGCGACGAAGGCGCACCTGCAGTACCTGCACGACCTGCGCTGGGAGGACAACTCGCTCGGGTCGAACTTCCTGCTCGACTGGGGGACCATCAACCAGGAGTTCGCCGCCGGGAACATCGGCATGTACTCCTCGGGCTCCGATGTCTACACGGCGCTCGTGCGCGACTTCTCGCTGAACCCCGACGACTACGGCCTCACCGTCGTGCCCGTCGAGGACGGCGGCGGCACGCTCGGCGGTGGTGACATCGCGGTCGTCAGCCCGACGGTCGACGACGAGACCAAGGCCGCGGCAGTCACGTGGATCGACTGGTACTACATGCAGAAGCTCCTCGACGAGGACGCCGCCGTGCTCGACGCCAAGACCCTCGCCGAGAGCGACCAGGCCGTCGGCACGCCGGTGCTGCCGGTGCTCGACCGCGAGACCTACGAGGAGTCCCTCACCTGGATCGAGCCGTACATCAACGTGCCGCGCGACCAGATGACGCCGTTCATCGAGGGCGTCTGGGACCAGACCCCCGTGGGGGAGCCGAAGGGCAAGACGCAGGAGATCTACGCGCTGCTCGACACCGTGGTGCAGGCCGTGCTCACCGAGGAGAACGCCGACATCGATGCGCTCCTCGAGCAGGCCGACGCCGACGCCCAGGCCCTGCTCGACGAGTAG
- the tal gene encoding transaldolase, producing the protein MSTNTPTAALSRAGVSIWLDDLSRKRITTGELERLIGERDVVGVTTNPTIFATAFADGASYTEAIHALAAEGADVERAIFDITTHDVRDAADHLRAVYDRTDGYDGRVSIEVQPGVAHDAERTIEQAHALWEKVDRPNVMIKIPATVEGLGAITAAIGAGISVNVTLIFSLDRYRQVIDAYLTGLEQAKAAGIDLATIHSVASFFVSRVDTEIDKRLAQIGTDEALGLKSKAGIANARLAYQLYEEVFGGERATALLQAGANRQRPLWASTGVKDPALPDTLYVTELVATGVVNTMPEKTLEATFDHGEIVGDTVTGAYADAGAVLDALARVGVDYDDVTAVLEREGVEKFIVSWNELLDTVRGALEAAR; encoded by the coding sequence ATGAGCACGAACACCCCCACCGCCGCGTTGTCACGAGCCGGCGTCAGCATCTGGCTGGACGACCTGTCCAGGAAGCGGATCACCACCGGTGAGCTCGAGCGGCTCATCGGCGAACGCGATGTCGTCGGCGTGACGACGAACCCGACCATCTTCGCCACGGCCTTCGCCGACGGAGCGTCGTACACCGAGGCCATCCACGCTCTCGCCGCCGAGGGGGCCGACGTGGAGCGCGCGATCTTCGACATCACGACCCACGACGTGCGCGACGCCGCGGATCACCTGCGAGCGGTGTACGACCGCACTGACGGATACGACGGTCGCGTGTCGATCGAAGTCCAGCCCGGGGTCGCGCACGACGCCGAGCGCACCATCGAGCAGGCGCATGCGTTGTGGGAGAAGGTGGACCGGCCGAACGTGATGATCAAGATCCCGGCGACGGTCGAGGGACTCGGGGCGATCACCGCGGCGATCGGCGCGGGCATCAGCGTGAACGTGACGCTGATCTTCAGCCTGGACCGGTACCGGCAGGTCATCGACGCGTACCTGACCGGCCTGGAGCAGGCGAAGGCCGCGGGCATCGACCTGGCCACGATCCACTCGGTCGCGTCGTTCTTCGTGTCCCGCGTCGACACCGAGATCGACAAGCGCCTCGCGCAGATCGGCACCGACGAGGCCCTCGGCCTGAAGAGCAAGGCGGGCATCGCGAACGCCCGGCTCGCGTACCAGCTGTACGAGGAGGTGTTCGGCGGGGAGCGGGCCACCGCGCTGCTGCAGGCCGGCGCGAACCGGCAGCGTCCGCTCTGGGCGTCGACCGGGGTCAAGGACCCGGCGCTGCCCGACACCCTCTACGTCACCGAGCTCGTCGCGACCGGCGTGGTGAACACCATGCCCGAGAAGACCCTCGAGGCGACCTTCGACCACGGCGAGATCGTCGGCGACACCGTGACCGGCGCGTACGCCGACGCCGGCGCCGTGCTCGACGCGCTCGCCCGGGTCGGCGTCGACTACGACGACGTCACCGCGGTCCTCGAACGCGAAGGCGTCGAGAAGTTCATCGTCTCCTGGAACGAACTCCTCGACACCGTCCGCGGCGCACTGGAGGCAGCACGCTAG
- a CDS encoding MmcQ/YjbR family DNA-binding protein: protein MEHPRVVDPAHPLIDRVRRICVALPEVVEVEAWGRPTFRAAKPIFVHVAATADTPFSIIVKTDPEEHLALVQDGRFFGAPYYDRNRWLAVGLDDPDTDWEMLAEVIETSYRQVANRRQLLALDALRPEHADGRRHRRSIGIIATRTLELRGCLIARKRR from the coding sequence GTGGAGCATCCGCGCGTCGTCGACCCGGCCCATCCGCTCATCGATCGCGTGCGCCGGATCTGCGTCGCCCTGCCCGAGGTCGTCGAGGTCGAAGCCTGGGGCCGGCCCACGTTCCGCGCGGCGAAGCCGATCTTCGTGCACGTGGCCGCGACCGCCGACACTCCCTTCTCGATCATCGTGAAGACCGACCCCGAGGAGCACCTCGCGCTCGTGCAGGACGGCCGGTTCTTCGGGGCGCCCTACTACGACCGGAACCGCTGGCTCGCGGTCGGCCTCGACGACCCCGACACCGATTGGGAGATGCTCGCCGAGGTCATCGAGACGTCGTACCGACAGGTCGCGAACCGCCGCCAGCTCCTCGCGCTCGACGCCCTTCGGCCCGAGCACGCGGACGGCCGACGGCACCGCCGCTCGATTGGCATCATCGCAACTCGTACGTTAGAGTTGCGTGGTTGCCTGATCGCGCGGAAGCGAAGGTGA
- a CDS encoding sugar ABC transporter permease gives MTLTAKPPAAPPSGGDDVPPAASAPPRRRRGIRSWVRGGGLSTLVFLAPMLIVFTVFSWSPIVQSMIMSLQKTNLLDPPTWVGLDNFVHVLNDPLLGTAVVNTVYFALLALLFGFPLPIFVAVLMSEVRRAKGFYSALAYLPVVVPPVVAVLLWKVFYDASPTGLFNTILGWVGIPPQPWLQSSATAMPSLVLEATWAAAGGAIIIYLAALLSVPPELYDAAEVDGATIWQKVWNVTLPQLRGILFIMLILQVIATAQVFLEPYLFTGGGPNNATVTILLLIYRYAFQNSLGGDYGEATALSVMLAIVLALLSWLYFKLTERWSTS, from the coding sequence ATGACCCTCACCGCCAAGCCGCCCGCCGCGCCACCCTCGGGCGGTGACGACGTGCCGCCCGCGGCATCCGCCCCACCGCGACGACGCCGCGGCATCCGCAGCTGGGTGCGCGGCGGCGGGCTGTCGACGCTCGTCTTCCTCGCCCCGATGCTCATCGTCTTCACGGTGTTCAGCTGGTCGCCGATCGTGCAGTCGATGATCATGAGCCTGCAGAAGACGAACCTGCTCGACCCGCCGACCTGGGTGGGGCTCGACAACTTCGTGCACGTGCTGAACGACCCGCTGCTCGGCACCGCCGTCGTCAACACGGTCTACTTCGCGCTGCTGGCGCTGCTGTTCGGGTTCCCGCTGCCCATCTTCGTGGCGGTGCTGATGAGCGAGGTGCGTCGCGCGAAGGGCTTCTACTCGGCGCTCGCGTACCTGCCCGTGGTGGTGCCGCCGGTCGTGGCCGTGCTGCTCTGGAAGGTCTTCTACGACGCGAGCCCGACCGGCCTGTTCAACACCATCCTCGGCTGGGTCGGCATCCCGCCCCAGCCCTGGCTGCAGTCGTCGGCCACAGCGATGCCGTCGCTCGTGCTCGAGGCCACCTGGGCTGCGGCCGGCGGGGCGATCATCATCTACCTCGCGGCGCTCCTGAGCGTGCCGCCCGAGCTCTACGACGCCGCCGAGGTGGACGGCGCCACCATCTGGCAGAAGGTGTGGAACGTCACGCTGCCGCAGCTGCGCGGCATCCTCTTCATCATGCTCATCCTGCAGGTGATCGCCACGGCGCAGGTGTTCCTCGAGCCCTACCTCTTCACGGGCGGCGGGCCGAACAACGCGACGGTCACGATCCTGCTCCTCATCTACCGCTACGCCTTCCAGAACAGCCTCGGCGGCGACTACGGCGAGGCGACCGCGCTGAGCGTGATGCTCGCGATCGTGCTGGCCCTGCTCAGTTGGCTGTACTTCAAGCTCACCGAACGTTGGAGCACCTCATGA
- a CDS encoding GNAT family N-acetyltransferase, translated as MVSSNREGRHDVGRVTSLMRRGYALLIGAAITLVVFHELTSLFTHDHTHGGGPGLIPELHSADLVWAAPAIAVGIGVGVSLVVASASQAGIAMLERFGLPGLGADARARANGLAWGAIAMLGVHFTGAAFDVVPGGHTVAAIGLGVVLCLGTARLHRVAIEHEAYRTFNLIAMLLAAGSLASMSLTPTGAWWTHNFSTLGTSDDVAAACFNIAIVVSGAGMAAMSGGLTRAVADVRFGVRRGGLTTMRVLIVLIGVSLMGVGLFPIDGDSTIHNAAALGAAVSFAVLAMGVQLWARRLPRTLVVASYASIVVEVAAMVAYDGLGVFNLTVFEIVAFTLVFAWLIALVAITHASPVATDAAAAPHLAARRPGGSHVPAHGGRRRIATVAHPGAGVGPASRPVPRPPATRPAPRRPDRRDRPPVPVGMPSSGLVDAPSPAGAGMRWGDERVVMSGRVARGIRRWPGLAMEERMQDTVKIERNDAAERYELTLDGERVGFAQYHATPGRIVFTHTVVEPEHEGQGLGSRLAKFVLDDAVARGDRIVPRCPFIAAYLREHPGYEASVDWPA; from the coding sequence GTGGTCTCGTCGAATCGGGAGGGACGCCACGACGTCGGGCGAGTCACCAGCCTCATGCGTCGGGGATACGCGCTGCTGATCGGAGCGGCGATCACCCTGGTGGTGTTCCACGAGCTGACCTCGCTCTTCACCCACGACCACACGCACGGCGGCGGTCCCGGGCTCATCCCCGAGCTGCACAGCGCAGACCTCGTGTGGGCGGCACCGGCGATCGCGGTCGGGATCGGCGTCGGCGTGTCGCTCGTCGTGGCCTCCGCGTCGCAGGCGGGCATCGCCATGCTCGAGCGGTTCGGGCTTCCCGGGCTCGGCGCCGACGCCCGCGCCCGCGCGAACGGGCTCGCCTGGGGGGCGATCGCGATGCTCGGCGTGCACTTCACCGGCGCCGCGTTCGACGTGGTGCCGGGCGGGCACACCGTGGCCGCCATCGGCCTGGGCGTCGTGCTGTGCCTCGGAACGGCCAGGCTGCATCGCGTCGCCATCGAGCATGAGGCCTACCGCACGTTCAACCTCATCGCCATGCTCCTCGCGGCCGGCAGCCTCGCCAGCATGAGCCTGACCCCGACGGGCGCGTGGTGGACCCACAACTTCAGCACCCTCGGCACGTCGGACGATGTCGCGGCCGCGTGCTTCAACATCGCGATCGTGGTGTCGGGCGCCGGCATGGCGGCGATGTCCGGGGGACTGACCCGCGCGGTCGCCGACGTGCGCTTCGGCGTGCGGCGCGGTGGACTCACGACCATGCGCGTGCTCATCGTGCTCATCGGGGTCAGCCTCATGGGCGTCGGGCTCTTCCCGATCGACGGTGACAGCACCATCCACAACGCCGCCGCCCTCGGCGCGGCCGTGTCGTTCGCCGTGCTGGCCATGGGCGTGCAGCTCTGGGCGCGACGCCTTCCGCGCACACTCGTGGTCGCGTCCTACGCGTCCATCGTCGTCGAGGTCGCGGCGATGGTGGCCTACGACGGGCTCGGCGTCTTCAACCTCACCGTGTTCGAGATCGTCGCGTTCACGCTCGTCTTCGCGTGGCTCATCGCCCTCGTCGCGATCACGCACGCGAGCCCGGTGGCGACGGATGCCGCGGCGGCTCCGCATCTCGCCGCACGGCGTCCGGGCGGGTCCCACGTGCCCGCTCACGGCGGGCGCCGCCGGATCGCGACCGTCGCCCACCCGGGTGCCGGAGTGGGTCCCGCGTCGCGCCCGGTTCCGAGGCCGCCCGCTACCCGCCCGGCTCCTCGGCGACCCGACCGGCGCGACCGACCGCCGGTGCCCGTCGGGATGCCGTCATCGGGCCTCGTCGATGCGCCATCTCCGGCCGGCGCAGGAATGCGGTGGGGCGATGAACGCGTTGTGATGAGCGGGCGGGTCGCACGGGGCATCCGGCGATGGCCCGGTCTCGCGATGGAGGAACGCATGCAGGACACCGTGAAGATCGAGCGCAACGACGCGGCGGAGCGCTATGAGCTCACCCTGGACGGGGAGCGCGTGGGCTTCGCGCAGTATCACGCGACGCCGGGCCGCATCGTCTTCACGCATACCGTCGTGGAACCCGAGCACGAGGGCCAGGGCCTCGGGAGCCGCCTCGCGAAGTTCGTGCTCGATGACGCGGTCGCGCGCGGCGACCGCATCGTGCCGCGCTGCCCGTTCATCGCGGCGTACCTGCGCGAGCACCCCGGGTACGAGGCATCCGTCGACTGGCCGGCGTGA